One Trichosurus vulpecula isolate mTriVul1 chromosome 7, mTriVul1.pri, whole genome shotgun sequence genomic region harbors:
- the LOC118855863 gene encoding olfactory receptor 5V1-like: MKDVKERGNQTGVTEFIFLGFSNHPELQGLFFLIFLVVYLVTLLGNLLILTAIRINPVLHTPMYYFLSNLSFLDICYTSTTVPIMLVNFFREKKTITYEGCLSQLFFLVTFAGSECVLLAAMAYDRFIAICHPLRYPVLMSKRICGYLAAGSWTCGLVSSLTHTGLMATLTLCGPNQISHFLCDIPLLLKLSCSDTSANEVAVYVTSAIFGLSPCLFTAVSYMLIISAILKIQSTQGRKKAFSTCASHLTVVILYYGTINFNYDRPRSGYSLDMVILVSVLFCIITPMLNPIIYSLRNKEVKVALRKLCEGYILPSDSSVQIHS, encoded by the coding sequence ATGAAGGACGTTAAGGAAAGGGGAAACCAAACAGGTGTCActgaattcatcttcctgggGTTTTCCAACCACCCAGAACTGCAGGGATTGTTCTTCCTGATATTTTTGGTTGTATACCTGGTAACTCTTCTGGGGAACCTTCTCATATTAACAGCAATCAGAATTAACCCTGTTCTTCATACTCCTATGTATTATTTCCTCAGCAACTTGTCCTTCCTGGACATCTGCTACACCTCCACCACTGTCCCCATCATGCTGGTGAACTTTTTCCGAGAGAAGAAGACCATTACCTATGAAGGTTGTCTGTCCCAGTTATTCTTCCTTGTCACTTTTGCAGGTTCTGAATGTGTCCTGTTGGCTGCTATGGCTTATGACAGATTTATAGCCATTTGTCATCCATTACGCTACCCAGTTCTCATGAGCAAGAGGATCTGTGGCTACTTAGCAGCTGGGTCCTGGACGTGTGGGTTAGTCAGTTCTCTGACACACACAGGGCTCATGGCAACTCTCACTTTGTGTGGTCCTAACCAGATCAGCCATTTTCTCTGTGATATCCCCCTACTCCTGAAGCTCTCCTGCTCAGATACTTCAGCCAATGAGGTTGCAGTGTATGTAACCAGTGCAATCTTTGGTCTGAGCCCCTGCCTCTTCACTGCTGTGTCCTATATGCTCATTATCTCTGCCATCTTGAAAATCCAGTCTACTCAAGGGCGGAAAAAAGCCTTCTCCACCTGTGCCTCTCACCTCACTGTGGTGATCCTCTACTATGGAACCATCAACTTCAACTACGACCGGCCCAGATCAGGGTATTCCCTAGATATGGTCATCCTGGTCTCTGTCCTCTTCTGTATTATTACCCCCATGTTAAATCCCATCATCTATAGCCTCAGAAACAAGGAAGTCAAAGTTGCCTTGAGGAAACTTTGTGAAGGGTATATTTTACCCAGTGATTCCAGTGTTCAAATccattcttaa
- the LOC118856070 gene encoding olfactory receptor 5V1-like → MKDIKERGNQTGVTEFIFLGFSNHPKLQGLFFLVFLVVYLVTVLGNLLILIAIRINSVLHTPMYYFLSNLSFLDICYTSTTVPIMLVNFFQEKKTITYEGCLSQLFFLVTFAGSECVLLAAMAYDRFIAICHPLRYPVLMSKRVCAYLAAGSWLCGLVNSLTHTGLTANLILCGPNQINHFLCDIPLLLKLSCSDTSANEAALYVSSATIGLSPCLFTAVSYMLIISAILKIQSAQGRQKAFSTCASHLTVVVIYYGTSNINYDQPSSGYSLDVDILVSVLFCIVTPMLNPIIYSLRNKEVKGALRKLCEGYILPSDSSVQISS, encoded by the coding sequence ATGAAGGACATTAAAGAAAGGGGAAACCAAACAGGTGTCActgaattcatcttcctgggGTTTTCTAACCACCCAAAACTGCAGGGACTGTTCTTCCTGGTATTTTTGGTTGTTTATCTGGTGACTGTCCTGGGGAACCTTCTCATACTAATAGCAATCAGAATCAACTCTGTTCTTCATACCCCTATGTATTATTTCCTCAGCAACCTGTCCTTCCTGGACATCTGCTACACCTCCACCACTGTCCCCATCATGCTGGTGAACTTTTTTCAAGAGAAGAAGACCATTACCTATGAAGGCTGCTTGTCACAGCTCTTCTTCCTTGTTACTTTTGCAGGCTCTGAGTGTGTCTTGTTGGCTGCTATGGCTTATGACAGATTTATAGCCATTTGCCATCCATTACGTTACCCAGTTCTCATGAGCAAGAGGGTCTGTGCCTACTTAGCAGCTGGGTCCTGGTTGTGTGGGTTAGTGAATTCTTTGACACACACAGGGCTCACAGCAAATCTCATTTTGTGTGGTCCTAACCAGATCAACCATTTTCTCTGTGATATCCCCTTACTCCTGAAGCTCTCCTGCTCAGACACTTCAGCCAATGAGGCGGCACTCTATGTATCCAGTGCCACTATTGGTCTGAGCCCCTGCCTCTTCACTGCTGTGTCCTATATGCTCATTATCTCTGCCATCTTGAAAATCCAGTCTGCTCAAGGGCGGCAAAAAGCTTTCTCCACATGTGCTTCTCACCTCACTGTGGTGGTTATTTACTATGGAACTTCCAACATCAACTATGATCAGCCCAGCTCTGGCTACTCCCTAGATGTGGACATCCTGGTCTCTGTCCTCTTCTGTATTGTCACCCCCATGTTAAATCCTATCATCTACAGCCTCAGAAACAAGGAAGTCAAAGGTGCCTTGAGGAAACTATGTGAAGGGTATATTTTACCCAGTGATTCCAGTGTTCAAATAAGTTCTTAA